In Isoptericola jiangsuensis, the following proteins share a genomic window:
- a CDS encoding geranylgeranyl reductase family protein gives MRAAQGDDADVIVVGAGPAGASTAHWCASAGLDVLLLDKAEFPRDKVCGDGLTPRAVAELARMGVDTREQDGWIRNEGLRVVAGGRSWELAWPELTTYPGYGMARSRMSLDHRLVQHAQASGAKLVERAKVTGPVVDERSGRVVGVTSQPLDGRGRADGAVRTYRAPVVVAADGVSSRFATGLGITRRDDRPMGTAVRTYFRTEGTSRHADRFMESHLELWDGAPGASNLLPGYGWIFALGDGTANVGLGSVSSTPARQSAIGHDYRALLDTWMRTSPPEWGFTPDNQTGPVRGAALPMGFNRSPLYSRGTFLVGDAAGMVSPFNGEGIAYGLQAGRVAAESIAQARTRVTDDARERTLATYAERMRADLGGYYTLGRLFVRLIEHPAVMRACVRYGLPRPVVMQFVLKLLSDCYEPRGGDWVDRVIAGLTRVVPKA, from the coding sequence GTGCGAGCAGCGCAGGGTGACGACGCGGACGTGATCGTCGTGGGCGCCGGCCCCGCCGGTGCCTCGACCGCGCACTGGTGCGCCTCCGCCGGTCTCGACGTCCTGCTGCTCGACAAGGCCGAGTTCCCCCGCGACAAGGTGTGCGGCGACGGGCTGACCCCGCGTGCCGTGGCCGAGCTGGCCCGCATGGGCGTGGACACCCGCGAGCAGGACGGCTGGATCCGCAACGAGGGGCTGCGCGTCGTGGCGGGCGGGCGATCCTGGGAGCTCGCGTGGCCGGAGCTCACCACGTACCCCGGGTACGGCATGGCCCGGTCCCGCATGTCGCTCGACCACCGGCTCGTGCAGCACGCCCAGGCGTCGGGCGCGAAGCTGGTCGAGCGCGCCAAGGTCACCGGGCCCGTCGTGGACGAGCGCTCGGGCCGGGTCGTCGGCGTGACCTCGCAGCCGCTGGACGGCCGCGGCCGGGCCGACGGCGCGGTGCGCACCTACCGGGCTCCCGTGGTCGTCGCGGCCGACGGCGTGTCGTCGCGGTTCGCGACGGGCCTGGGGATCACGCGCCGCGACGACCGCCCGATGGGCACGGCCGTGCGGACCTACTTCCGCACCGAGGGCACGTCGCGGCACGCCGACCGGTTCATGGAGTCGCACCTGGAGCTGTGGGACGGCGCGCCGGGCGCGTCCAACCTCCTGCCGGGCTACGGCTGGATCTTCGCGCTCGGCGACGGGACGGCCAACGTGGGCCTCGGCTCGGTGAGCTCGACCCCGGCGCGGCAGTCCGCCATCGGCCACGACTACCGGGCGCTGCTGGACACGTGGATGCGCACCAGCCCGCCCGAGTGGGGCTTCACGCCCGACAACCAGACCGGACCCGTGCGGGGCGCGGCGCTGCCGATGGGCTTCAACCGGTCGCCCCTGTACTCGCGCGGCACGTTCCTCGTGGGCGACGCCGCCGGGATGGTCAGCCCGTTCAACGGCGAGGGCATCGCCTACGGCCTGCAGGCCGGGCGCGTCGCCGCGGAGTCCATCGCGCAGGCCCGCACCCGCGTCACCGACGACGCCCGGGAGCGGACGCTCGCCACCTACGCCGAGCGCATGCGCGCCGACCTGGGCGGCTACTACACGCTGGGCCGCCTGTTCGTGCGGCTCATCGAGCACCCCGCGGTCATGCGGGCGTGCGTGCGGTACGGGCTGCCCCGACCCGTGGTCATGCAGTTCGTGCTCAAGCTGCTGTCCGACTGCTACGAGCCCCGCGGCGGCGACTGGGTCGACCGGGTCATCGCGGGCCTGACGAGGGTGGTGCCGAAGGCATGA
- a CDS encoding PQQ-dependent sugar dehydrogenase, with product MTRHVVTVPAAALVAALLAACTPGAPDAASPAASSADASTPAGTATDPEDTGTAGAALAGEPEAFASDLEAPWSLVFRDGVPLVSERDSARILELADDGTAREVGVVAGVTPTGEAGLLGLAVDDDGRLYVSSTAAEGNRVQRYDVTGEPGALALGDPVTLLDGLPAAANHDGGRLAVGPDGMLYVTLGDAGNPADAQDPEVLAGKILRLTLDGEVPDDNPFPGSPVYSLGHRNPQGIAWADDGTMFATEFGQNTWDELNVIEAGANYGWPEVEGAAGRDGFTDPVQQWAPSEASPSGMAQAGGTLFVANLRGEVLRTVPVADPSTSQEHWAGEHGRLRDAVVGPDGRLWVLTNETDGRGSPAPGDDHALVVDLTTP from the coding sequence ATGACCAGGCACGTCGTGACCGTCCCCGCCGCCGCGCTCGTCGCCGCGCTGCTGGCCGCCTGCACGCCCGGTGCGCCGGACGCCGCGTCGCCCGCCGCGTCGTCGGCGGACGCCTCCACCCCGGCGGGCACCGCCACCGACCCGGAGGACACGGGCACGGCGGGCGCTGCGCTCGCCGGGGAGCCGGAGGCGTTCGCCTCCGACCTGGAGGCGCCGTGGTCCCTGGTGTTCCGCGACGGCGTGCCGCTGGTCAGCGAGCGGGACAGCGCGCGGATCCTCGAGCTCGCCGACGACGGCACGGCCCGGGAGGTGGGCGTCGTCGCCGGGGTGACCCCGACCGGTGAGGCGGGCCTCCTCGGCCTGGCGGTGGACGACGACGGCCGGCTCTACGTGAGCTCCACGGCGGCCGAGGGCAACCGTGTCCAGCGCTACGACGTCACCGGGGAGCCCGGGGCGCTCGCGCTCGGCGACCCGGTGACCCTGCTCGACGGCCTGCCCGCCGCGGCGAACCACGACGGCGGCCGGCTCGCGGTCGGGCCCGACGGCATGCTGTACGTGACGCTCGGCGACGCCGGGAACCCCGCGGACGCGCAGGACCCGGAGGTGCTCGCGGGCAAGATCCTGCGCCTCACGCTCGACGGGGAGGTCCCCGACGACAACCCGTTCCCCGGCTCGCCGGTGTACAGCCTCGGGCACCGCAACCCGCAGGGCATCGCGTGGGCGGACGACGGCACGATGTTCGCCACCGAGTTCGGGCAGAACACGTGGGACGAGCTCAACGTGATCGAGGCGGGCGCCAACTACGGCTGGCCCGAGGTCGAGGGCGCCGCCGGGCGGGACGGGTTCACCGACCCGGTGCAGCAGTGGGCGCCGTCCGAGGCGAGCCCCAGCGGGATGGCGCAGGCCGGCGGCACCCTGTTCGTCGCGAACCTGCGCGGCGAGGTGCTGCGCACCGTGCCGGTCGCCGACCCGTCGACGTCGCAGGAGCACTGGGCGGGCGAGCACGGCCGTCTGCGGGACGCCGTCGTCGGCCCCGACGGCCGCCTGTGGGTGCTCACCAACGAGACGGACGGCCGCGGATCGCCCGCCCCGGGCGACGACCACGCCCTCGTGGTGGATCTCACGACGCCCTGA
- a CDS encoding S1C family serine protease, translated as MSTDNTPASQPSQQPQSGPEQHPTEQHTQPLPVERPAQPAAQQPQHAPRQENPVPQPPQQREAQFAHPVAAQQHGAHPAPQQAARTAPHGGSRPQAYTPFGVPAGAPQGYGYPNQQTHPAPAQQAPATKQRSRWVPVVVAAGAAAVLASGATVALTSVLDDGTTASSLADVGASEQTAAAPVASSTDQNPDWQAVTAAVAPSVVAIQVTSQSGGAEGSGVVIDDAGHILTNNHVVSGASDDKVQVTLSDGRLFEATIVGTDPTTDLAVVQIVDAPDDLQPATLGDSDAVQVGDSVLAVGNPLGLANTATTGIVSALDRPVAASGEDASDVVVTNAIQIDAAVNPGNSGGPLFDAQGRVIGITSSIATMSDGSSQSGSIGLGFAIPVNLATNVSQQLIETGTAEHAFLGVTLGDATATADGVTRRGAEIGDVTAGSPAADAGLQSGDVIVAIDSDPVNGAEALTAYVRERTAGEQSTITYVRDGQTRSVDVTFAVRDESATAGQGSSGTDGSQDGSPDGSQGQDGSGTQQRPGQGQGQDGSSDPTQPDNIPGWLQDLFGN; from the coding sequence ATGAGCACCGACAACACCCCCGCGTCGCAGCCGTCGCAGCAGCCGCAGTCGGGCCCGGAGCAGCACCCCACCGAGCAGCACACCCAGCCGCTGCCCGTCGAGCGTCCGGCACAGCCCGCGGCACAGCAGCCGCAGCACGCCCCGCGCCAGGAGAACCCCGTCCCGCAGCCGCCCCAGCAGCGCGAGGCCCAGTTCGCCCACCCCGTCGCCGCGCAGCAGCACGGCGCCCACCCCGCCCCGCAGCAGGCCGCCCGCACCGCCCCCCACGGCGGCTCCCGGCCCCAGGCGTACACGCCGTTCGGCGTGCCCGCCGGTGCGCCGCAGGGCTACGGCTACCCGAACCAGCAGACGCACCCCGCGCCCGCCCAGCAGGCGCCCGCCACCAAGCAGCGGTCGCGCTGGGTGCCGGTCGTCGTCGCCGCGGGCGCCGCCGCCGTGCTCGCCAGCGGCGCCACCGTCGCGCTGACGTCCGTCCTCGACGACGGGACCACCGCCTCGTCCCTCGCCGACGTCGGCGCGTCCGAGCAGACCGCCGCCGCGCCCGTCGCGAGCTCCACCGACCAGAACCCCGACTGGCAGGCCGTCACCGCCGCCGTCGCGCCGTCCGTCGTCGCGATCCAGGTGACCAGCCAGTCCGGCGGCGCCGAGGGCTCCGGCGTCGTCATCGACGACGCCGGCCACATCCTCACCAACAACCACGTCGTCTCCGGCGCGTCCGACGACAAGGTCCAGGTCACCCTCAGCGACGGCCGCCTGTTCGAGGCCACCATCGTCGGCACCGACCCGACGACCGACCTCGCCGTCGTCCAGATCGTCGACGCCCCCGACGACCTCCAGCCCGCCACCCTCGGCGACTCCGACGCCGTCCAGGTCGGCGACTCCGTCCTGGCCGTCGGCAACCCGCTGGGCCTGGCCAACACCGCCACCACCGGCATCGTCTCCGCCCTCGACCGGCCCGTGGCCGCGTCCGGCGAGGACGCCTCGGACGTCGTGGTGACCAACGCCATCCAGATCGACGCCGCGGTGAACCCCGGCAACTCCGGCGGGCCGCTGTTCGACGCCCAGGGCCGCGTCATCGGCATCACGTCGTCCATCGCGACGATGTCGGACGGGTCGAGCCAGTCCGGGTCGATCGGTCTCGGGTTCGCGATCCCCGTGAACCTCGCGACCAACGTGTCCCAGCAGCTCATCGAGACCGGCACCGCGGAGCACGCGTTCCTCGGCGTCACCCTCGGCGACGCCACCGCCACGGCGGACGGCGTGACCCGCCGCGGCGCGGAGATCGGCGACGTCACCGCCGGTTCGCCCGCGGCCGACGCCGGGCTGCAGTCGGGCGACGTCATCGTCGCCATCGACTCCGACCCGGTCAACGGCGCCGAGGCGCTCACCGCGTACGTCCGGGAGCGCACCGCCGGCGAGCAGTCGACCATCACGTACGTCCGTGACGGTCAGACCCGGAGCGTCGACGTCACCTTCGCGGTGCGTGACGAGTCGGCGACGGCCGGCCAGGGCTCGTCGGGCACCGACGGGTCGCAGGACGGCTCGCCGGACGGGTCGCAGGGCCAGGACGGCTCCGGCACCCAGCAGCGGCCCGGCCAGGGCCAGGGCCAGGACGGCTCGTCCGACCCCACGCAGCCGGACAACATCCCCGGCTGGCTCCAGGACCTGTTCGGCAACTGA
- the menD gene encoding 2-succinyl-5-enolpyruvyl-6-hydroxy-3-cyclohexene-1-carboxylic-acid synthase: MSATTPDRAHAPAVPPAVGSAQALVADLVAHGMRDVVLAPGSRSAPLAYALAAAADAGALRLHVRVDERAAGFLALGLARGAAPTDGAPTPVAVVTTSGTAVANLHPAVLEAHHTGVPLVVLTADRPHELRGTGASQTTDQVGIFGTAVRASVDVPAPDGRDGEVRDLLATVRRALAAACGLRDRHPGPVHVDLAYRDPLQPAEPLRWEPATLPHAAEVVPPVPGPGADPLLPGDPARTLVVAGDGAGPAARRLAEARGWPLLAEPSSGACGGPHAVPGYRLLLALPELTDDVEHVVVLGHPTLSRPVQRLLAGPDVTVTVVAPGGGPWPDAARNAARVVDALADRWFAPATTGHGAGTPDAPSARTPFLRRWQTAGAAAAAALRATTDAVDGSLDAARYAALAVARTVLAATGPDDVLVVGASNPVRDVELALGLDDDPGTVLANRGLAGIDGTLSTATGVALATGRRTRVLVGDLTFLHDVGGLLRGPAEPAAPLDVVVVNDDGGSIFATLEHGALAATGPGASATFERVFGTPHGADLAALCAGYGVRHRLVPDVAALRDALATSPGGVRVLEVRVPRADRLAESRDLAARVADAARDGLRTAG, from the coding sequence ATGAGCGCCACGACGCCCGACCGCGCCCACGCTCCCGCCGTCCCGCCCGCCGTCGGGAGCGCGCAGGCGCTCGTCGCCGACCTCGTCGCGCACGGGATGCGGGACGTCGTGCTCGCTCCCGGGTCGCGGTCCGCGCCGCTCGCGTACGCGCTGGCCGCTGCGGCCGACGCCGGGGCGCTGCGCCTGCACGTGCGGGTCGACGAGCGCGCCGCTGGGTTCCTCGCCCTCGGGCTGGCCCGCGGCGCCGCGCCGACCGACGGCGCACCCACCCCCGTCGCGGTGGTCACGACGTCCGGCACCGCCGTCGCGAACCTCCACCCGGCCGTGCTGGAGGCCCACCACACGGGCGTACCGCTGGTGGTGCTCACCGCCGACCGGCCCCACGAGCTGCGCGGCACCGGCGCGTCCCAGACCACCGACCAGGTCGGGATCTTCGGCACGGCCGTCCGCGCGAGCGTCGACGTGCCCGCCCCGGACGGCCGCGACGGCGAGGTGCGGGACCTCCTCGCCACCGTCCGCCGGGCGCTGGCCGCGGCGTGCGGGCTCCGCGACCGCCACCCCGGCCCCGTGCACGTCGACCTCGCCTACCGCGACCCGCTCCAGCCCGCCGAGCCGCTGCGCTGGGAGCCGGCGACCCTGCCGCACGCCGCCGAGGTCGTCCCGCCCGTGCCTGGCCCGGGCGCCGACCCGCTGCTGCCCGGCGACCCCGCCCGCACCCTCGTCGTGGCGGGCGACGGCGCCGGCCCGGCCGCGCGGCGCCTCGCCGAGGCCCGCGGCTGGCCCCTGCTCGCCGAACCGTCCTCCGGGGCGTGCGGGGGCCCGCACGCCGTGCCGGGGTACCGGCTGCTGCTCGCCCTGCCCGAGCTCACCGACGACGTCGAGCACGTCGTCGTCCTCGGCCACCCCACCCTGTCGCGGCCGGTCCAGCGGCTCCTCGCAGGGCCCGACGTCACCGTGACCGTCGTCGCGCCCGGCGGCGGCCCCTGGCCCGACGCCGCCCGCAACGCCGCCCGTGTCGTCGACGCCCTCGCCGACCGCTGGTTCGCCCCGGCCACGACCGGGCACGGTGCCGGGACGCCGGACGCACCGTCCGCCCGCACCCCGTTCCTGCGCCGGTGGCAGACCGCCGGCGCCGCGGCGGCCGCCGCGCTGCGCGCCACCACCGACGCCGTCGACGGCTCCCTCGACGCCGCCCGGTACGCGGCGCTCGCCGTCGCCCGCACGGTGCTCGCCGCGACGGGCCCCGACGACGTGCTCGTGGTCGGGGCGTCCAACCCCGTCCGCGACGTCGAGCTCGCCCTCGGCCTCGACGACGACCCCGGCACGGTGCTCGCCAACCGCGGCCTCGCCGGCATCGACGGCACGCTGTCCACTGCGACCGGCGTCGCGCTCGCCACCGGTCGCCGCACCCGCGTCCTGGTCGGCGACCTCACGTTCCTCCACGACGTCGGGGGCCTCCTGCGCGGTCCCGCGGAACCTGCCGCGCCGCTCGACGTCGTGGTCGTCAACGACGACGGCGGGTCGATCTTCGCGACCCTGGAGCACGGCGCGCTCGCCGCGACGGGACCGGGCGCGTCCGCGACGTTCGAGCGGGTGTTCGGCACCCCGCACGGCGCCGACCTAGCCGCCCTGTGCGCGGGGTACGGGGTCCGGCACCGGCTCGTGCCCGACGTCGCCGCGCTGCGCGACGCGCTCGCGACGTCGCCGGGAGGTGTGCGGGTCCTGGAGGTCCGCGTGCCGCGGGCCGACCGGCTCGCCGAGTCCCGGGACCTCGCGGCCCGCGTCGCGGACGCCGCCCGCGACGGGCTGCGCACGGCCGGCTGA
- a CDS encoding isochorismate synthase, which translates to MSATPHPAPVPPSGASAGTPPPAPEAQHLVVRTVRIDALPGGPTALVDLLPDTRPSTWVRRGDGIVGWGEALRLDTFGPGRFADADAAWRALLARAVVRDEVGLPGTGPVAFGTFAFDDGPAGDSFDDERPQGTLVVPRVVVGRRGDVTWMTTTSVGPTLDAPGDAALAAVRRAPVTDPGRVVLADGAVGPVDWPGVVAEAVERIRSGALDKVVLARDVVATTERPVDPRFLLARLADGYPTCWTFSVAGMVGATPELLVRSEKGLVTSRVLAGTIRREAGMSDDDALLHAAQLARSSKDLEEHEFAVRSVADALEPFCSSMNVPDAPFVLHLPNVMHLASDVTGVLDRSARAGSLTLAAALHPSAAVCGTPTVAARDLIREIEGMDRARYAGPVGWVGADGDGEWGIALRSAELGADPHHLRLFAGCGIVAASDPAAELAESEAKLVPMRWALGAG; encoded by the coding sequence ATGTCTGCCACGCCCCACCCGGCGCCGGTCCCGCCGTCGGGCGCGTCCGCCGGCACGCCGCCCCCGGCCCCCGAGGCCCAGCACCTCGTGGTGCGCACCGTCCGGATCGATGCGCTGCCGGGCGGTCCGACGGCTCTCGTCGACCTCCTGCCCGACACGCGCCCCTCGACGTGGGTGCGTCGTGGCGACGGCATCGTCGGCTGGGGCGAGGCGTTGCGGCTGGACACGTTCGGCCCGGGTCGGTTCGCGGACGCGGACGCCGCGTGGCGCGCCCTGCTGGCGCGTGCGGTGGTGCGTGACGAGGTGGGGCTGCCGGGCACGGGTCCGGTCGCGTTCGGCACGTTCGCGTTCGACGACGGCCCGGCCGGGGACTCGTTCGACGACGAGCGCCCGCAGGGCACCCTGGTGGTGCCGCGCGTGGTGGTGGGGCGTCGTGGCGACGTGACGTGGATGACGACGACGAGCGTGGGTCCGACGCTGGACGCCCCGGGTGACGCGGCGCTGGCCGCGGTGCGGCGGGCTCCGGTGACGGACCCGGGCCGGGTGGTGCTCGCGGACGGCGCGGTCGGGCCGGTGGACTGGCCGGGCGTGGTCGCGGAGGCCGTGGAGCGGATCCGGTCGGGCGCGCTGGACAAGGTGGTGCTGGCGCGGGACGTCGTGGCGACGACGGAGCGGCCGGTGGACCCGCGGTTCCTGCTGGCCCGGCTGGCCGACGGCTATCCGACGTGCTGGACGTTCTCGGTGGCGGGGATGGTGGGTGCCACGCCGGAGCTGTTGGTGCGCAGCGAGAAGGGCCTGGTGACGTCGCGGGTCCTGGCGGGCACGATCCGCCGGGAGGCGGGGATGAGCGACGACGACGCGCTGCTGCACGCGGCGCAGCTCGCCCGGTCGTCGAAGGACCTGGAGGAGCACGAGTTCGCGGTGCGGTCGGTGGCGGACGCGCTGGAGCCGTTCTGCTCGTCGATGAACGTGCCGGACGCGCCGTTCGTGCTGCACCTGCCGAACGTCATGCACCTGGCCTCGGACGTGACGGGGGTGCTGGACCGGTCGGCGCGGGCGGGTTCGCTCACGCTGGCGGCGGCGCTGCACCCGTCGGCGGCGGTGTGCGGCACGCCGACGGTGGCGGCGCGGGACCTGATCCGGGAGATCGAGGGCATGGACCGGGCGCGGTACGCCGGGCCGGTGGGCTGGGTGGGCGCGGACGGCGACGGCGAGTGGGGTATCGCGCTGCGGTCGGCGGAGCTGGGCGCGGACCCGCACCACCTGCGGCTGTTCGCGGGCTGCGGGATCGTGGCGGCCTCCGACCCGGCGGCGGAGCTGGCGGAGTCCGAGGCGAAGCTGGTGCCGATGCGCTGGGCGCTGGGCGCCGGCTGA
- a CDS encoding o-succinylbenzoate synthase, producing the protein MAATLQRRLAWSTPLRTRFRGLDVRDGLLLRGDAGWGELSPFAEYDDAESLAWLRAAREAADTGFPEPVRDRVPVNVTVPAVGPEQARAIVLASGGCRTAKVKVAQRLADGTLEPLHVEVERLEAVRAAFVEAGVPDAAVRVDANGAWDVDDAVRRIGRLDAAAGGLEYVEQPCADVAGLAAVRRRVDVPVAADESIRRAADPLRVVREDAADVVVLKVQPLGGVRACLDLAEQVGLPVVVSSALESSVGLAAGVALAAALPDLPFACGLATSQLLVHDVTGDPLLPVDGALPVRRVAPDAAALAAAAAPPDVEASWLARHDRLEALLDDAGRAA; encoded by the coding sequence GTGGCAGCCACCCTGCAGAGACGACTCGCCTGGTCCACCCCGTTGCGCACCCGCTTCCGCGGGCTGGACGTCCGTGACGGCCTGCTCCTGCGGGGCGACGCCGGGTGGGGGGAGCTCAGCCCGTTCGCCGAGTACGACGACGCCGAGTCGCTCGCGTGGCTGCGCGCCGCGCGCGAGGCCGCGGACACCGGGTTCCCGGAGCCCGTGCGCGACCGCGTGCCCGTCAACGTGACGGTCCCCGCCGTGGGGCCCGAGCAGGCCCGGGCCATCGTGCTGGCGTCCGGCGGCTGCCGCACCGCCAAGGTGAAGGTCGCCCAGCGGCTCGCCGACGGCACCCTCGAACCCCTGCACGTCGAGGTCGAGCGCCTCGAGGCGGTGCGTGCCGCGTTCGTCGAGGCCGGGGTGCCCGACGCCGCCGTCCGCGTCGACGCCAACGGCGCGTGGGACGTCGACGACGCCGTCCGCCGCATCGGGCGCCTCGACGCCGCGGCGGGCGGCCTGGAGTACGTGGAGCAGCCGTGCGCGGACGTCGCCGGGCTCGCCGCCGTGCGACGCCGCGTCGACGTGCCGGTCGCCGCCGACGAGTCGATCCGGCGTGCCGCCGACCCCCTGCGGGTCGTGCGGGAGGACGCGGCCGACGTGGTCGTGCTCAAGGTCCAGCCCCTCGGCGGCGTGCGCGCCTGCCTGGACCTCGCCGAGCAGGTCGGCCTGCCCGTGGTGGTGTCGTCCGCCCTGGAGTCCTCCGTGGGGCTGGCCGCCGGGGTGGCGCTCGCGGCCGCGCTGCCGGACCTGCCGTTCGCGTGCGGGCTGGCCACGTCCCAGCTGCTCGTCCACGACGTCACCGGTGACCCGCTGCTCCCGGTGGACGGTGCGCTGCCCGTGCGCCGCGTGGCCCCCGACGCCGCCGCGCTGGCCGCCGCCGCGGCCCCGCCCGACGTCGAGGCGTCCTGGCTGGCCCGCCACGACCGGCTCGAGGCGCTGCTCGACGACGCGGGCCGGGCCGCATGA
- a CDS encoding NADH-quinone oxidoreductase subunit A, which produces MSNPYVPVLVLMGIAGVLALGGVAASAVIGPKRYNRAKLDAYECGIEPTPHATGGGRLPVKYYLVAMTFIVFDIEVVFLYPWAVDFTVLAGFGLAAMLIFLALITVPFVYEWRRGGFDWV; this is translated from the coding sequence ATGAGCAACCCGTACGTCCCGGTGCTGGTCCTCATGGGGATCGCCGGCGTCCTCGCGCTCGGCGGGGTGGCGGCGAGCGCCGTCATCGGCCCGAAGCGGTACAACCGGGCGAAGCTCGACGCGTACGAGTGCGGCATCGAGCCGACACCGCACGCGACCGGCGGCGGACGCCTGCCGGTGAAGTACTACCTGGTGGCGATGACCTTCATCGTGTTCGACATCGAGGTCGTGTTCCTCTACCCGTGGGCGGTCGACTTCACCGTCCTGGCCGGGTTCGGGCTGGCGGCGATGCTGATCTTCCTGGCGCTCATCACCGTGCCGTTCGTGTACGAGTGGCGGCGCGGCGGGTTCGACTGGGTCTGA
- a CDS encoding TetR/AcrR family transcriptional regulator: protein MASARRTRMSPDERRQQLLALGVAALADRPLEAVTVEELAAQAGVSPALVHYYFQNRQGLHSAIVRTARDAMLHATEPRADLPPQARLRDTLDRFVVFVRDHHATFYSLVRGAASGDENVRTTIQHARDVLAGHLQDVLAGLGTPPGPLLDVAVHSWISFAEQALIEAATDPDVPPDDLAAFLERSALGVAAALEAAPGPTG, encoded by the coding sequence ATGGCCTCGGCTCGACGCACCCGGATGAGTCCCGACGAGCGCCGCCAGCAGCTCCTGGCCCTGGGGGTCGCGGCGCTGGCCGACCGCCCGCTCGAGGCGGTCACGGTGGAGGAGCTCGCCGCGCAGGCGGGGGTGTCCCCCGCCCTGGTGCACTACTACTTCCAGAACCGGCAGGGCCTGCACTCCGCCATCGTGCGCACGGCCCGCGACGCGATGCTCCACGCGACCGAGCCGCGCGCGGACCTGCCGCCGCAGGCGCGGCTGCGCGACACCCTGGACCGGTTCGTGGTGTTCGTGCGCGACCACCACGCGACCTTCTACTCGCTGGTGCGGGGTGCGGCGAGCGGCGACGAGAACGTCCGCACCACGATCCAGCACGCCCGCGACGTCCTGGCGGGGCACCTGCAGGACGTCCTGGCGGGGCTGGGCACTCCGCCCGGACCGCTGCTCGACGTCGCGGTGCACTCGTGGATCTCGTTCGCCGAGCAGGCGCTCATCGAGGCCGCGACGGACCCCGACGTCCCGCCCGACGACCTGGCGGCCTTCCTGGAGCGCAGCGCGCTGGGCGTCGCGGCGGCGCTGGAGGCGGCTCCCGGCCCGACCGGCTGA
- a CDS encoding YtxH domain-containing protein — MKAITTLAAGVALGYFLGTDKGREQLDKAKGWAVDTWNDPRVQEKVSEVQEKVTSRS; from the coding sequence ATGAAGGCCATCACCACCCTCGCCGCCGGCGTCGCGCTGGGGTACTTCCTCGGCACCGACAAGGGTCGCGAACAGCTCGACAAGGCCAAGGGCTGGGCCGTGGACACCTGGAACGACCCGCGCGTCCAGGAGAAGGTCAGCGAGGTCCAGGAGAAGGTCACCAGCAGGTCCTGA
- a CDS encoding demethylmenaquinone methyltransferase, translated as MSRASLEKKPAEVASMFDGIASRYDLTNDLISLGQDRRWRRATVDAVAASPGEKVLDLAAGTGTSSEPFARDGAVVVPSDFSLGMLRVGKARRDDLPFVAGDATRLPFADASFDAVTISFGLRNVVDTSTALHEMLRVTRPGGRVVICEFSHPTWAPFRTLYMNYLMRALPAVAGAVTRDKGSYQYLAESIRAWPDQAELGALLLDAGWERPSYRNLSGGIVALHRAVRPLD; from the coding sequence ATGTCCCGCGCCAGCCTGGAGAAGAAGCCCGCCGAGGTCGCGTCGATGTTCGACGGGATCGCCTCGCGCTACGACCTCACCAACGACCTGATCTCCCTCGGGCAGGACCGCCGCTGGCGGCGTGCCACCGTCGACGCCGTCGCCGCGTCGCCGGGGGAGAAGGTCCTCGACCTCGCCGCCGGGACCGGCACCTCCAGCGAGCCGTTCGCCCGCGACGGCGCCGTCGTCGTCCCCTCCGACTTCTCCCTCGGCATGCTGCGCGTCGGCAAGGCCCGCCGCGACGACCTCCCGTTCGTCGCCGGGGACGCCACCCGCCTGCCGTTCGCCGACGCCTCGTTCGACGCCGTCACCATCAGCTTCGGGCTGCGCAACGTCGTCGACACCTCCACCGCGCTGCACGAGATGCTGCGCGTCACCCGCCCCGGCGGACGCGTCGTCATCTGCGAGTTCTCGCACCCCACCTGGGCGCCGTTCCGCACCCTGTACATGAACTACCTCATGCGGGCGCTGCCCGCCGTCGCCGGTGCCGTCACCCGCGACAAGGGCTCCTACCAGTACCTGGCGGAGTCCATCCGCGCCTGGCCCGACCAGGCCGAGCTCGGCGCGCTGCTCCTCGACGCCGGCTGGGAGCGCCCGAGCTACCGCAACCTGTCGGGCGGCATCGTCGCCCTGCACCGCGCGGTGCGTCCGCTGGACTGA